In the genome of Chrysemys picta bellii isolate R12L10 chromosome 17, ASM1138683v2, whole genome shotgun sequence, one region contains:
- the ZC3H4 gene encoding zinc finger CCCH domain-containing protein 4 isoform X2: MKRKRRKEREREKEKRRAKKKRKSKHKRHASSSEDFSDYSEDSDFSPSEKGHRKYREYSPPYPLSHQQYQSSHSAPLPKKSYSKMESKNYSMYEDYENEAYGEYEGDEDEDMGKEEYDDFTKELNQYRRAKEGTHRGRGSRGRGRGYRGRGGRGGMRGRGMGRGGRGRGRGEHPEEEEEMYEEEMEYGDNEEPMGDEEYDDYSKELNQYRRSKEGRGRGLNRGRGRGPRGRGSKGMGRGRGRGGSRSGMGKGGGMNEDDDYYDEDMGDGGGGGNYRRNDHDKPHQQSDKKGKVICKYFVEGRCTWGEHCNFSHDIELPKKRELCKFYITGYCARAENCPYMHGDFPCKLFHTTGNCINGDDCMFSHEPLTDETRELLDKMLADDAEAGAEDEKEVEELKKQGINPLPKPPPGVGLLPTPPRPPGPPAPTSPNGRPIPGGPPPPPPPPLPPPGPPQLPPPPHEPLSPQQLQQQQDMYKKIPSLFEIVVRPTGQLAEKLGVRHPVPPPPRFPGPGGPPGPMPGPMHPDMHPDMHPDMHPDMHPDMHPDMHLDMHPDMHPDMHPDMHPDMHPDMHPDMHPDMPMGPGMNPGPPMGPRPPMMPYGPDDSPHSGMMPPGPPAQSFYDNFYQQQEGLDMDPGLMGDPEDYGNYEDMDEPLGEHLFPDQSLEPDSLCEGGAPGLHKPSANIPDFLPSAQRALYLRIQQKQQEEEERARRLAESSKQERENEEGDPGNWYSSDEDDGGSSVTSILKTLRQQSSSRPHAQASHGEISGSIGPSSGVSDPRLQKAQPAGSSRPADPRVLRDPRLSRNADACSPSSTGDAGPSDPRLARHIPTPALKPDAPHSSTAANQKAAVVPEEEEGERALRDKPVNIPLDALPAHALRDPRSQLQQFSHIKKDVILNKPNFARMVLWSPEDLIPLPVPKQEFVPVPAALQSLPALDPRLNRPQNTGLSDPRQRGAAAQAEPATGSGTNIPDFELLSRILKTVNASGSPGPGQSDKPSDPRMRKASADPRLQKPAEPAAARAAKPAEPAQPTAAPTPSSETAPTIAPYDPRLLTAGGLSKGSSQSSVLSGISLYDPRTPSSGGKAGESPSEGNASLKGPEASKSANKAKEPLFVRRSALDQPEAEKASAELATDRYNSYNRPRPKASSTAPAASSTPAQETAPQPGVHNLPVPSVYGMVKQTTKPGSGSPFAGNSPAHDTEQQDAGSLKDVFKGFDPTASPFCQ, from the exons ATGAAGCGcaagaggaggaaagagagagagagagagaaagagaaaagaagagcaaaaaagaaaaggaaatccaAGCACAAA CGCCATGCATCTTCCAGTGAAGACTTCTCTGACTACAGCGAGGACTCTGATTTCAGCCCCAGTGAGAAGGGGCACAGAAAGTACCGGGAATACAGCCCTCCTTACCCTCTT TCTCACCAGCAGTATCAGTCCTCTCACAGTGCCCCCTTGCCAAAGAAGAGCTACTCCAAAATGGAGAGCAAGAATTACAGCATGTATGAGGATTACGAGAATGAGGCCTATGGCGAATACGAGGGGGATGAAGATGAAGACATGGGGAAAGAAGAGTATGACGACTTCACAAAAGAGCTGAACCAGTACCGGCGAGCTAAGGAGGGGACACATCGGGGGCGAG GCAGTCGAGGCCGAGGCCGAGGATACCGAGGGCGTGGAGGCAGAGGTGGAATGAGAGGGCGAGGCATGGGCCGAGGAGGccgtgggagagggagaggcgaACATccggaagaggaggaggagatgtaTGAGGAAGAAATGGAA TATGGTGACAATGAAGAGCCAATGGGTGACGAGGAGTACGACGACTATTCGAAAGAGCTCAACCAGTACCGGAGGAGCAAAGAGGGCAGAGGGCGAG GTTTAAATCGGGGGCGTGGGCGTGGCCCcagagggagaggaagcaaagggatgggcaggggaagaggaagaggtggGAGCAGAAGTGGAATGGGGAAAGGTGGCGGAATGAACGAGGATGACGATTACTATGATGAAGACATGGGG GAcggaggaggaggtggaaatTACAGGCGGAATGACCATGATAAACCCCACCAGCAGTCGGATAAAAAAGGAAAAGTTATCTGCAAATACTTTGTGGAAGGCAGGTGTACCTGG GGGGAGCATTGCAATTTCAGCCATGACATCGAGCTACCAAAGAAGCGGGAACTGTGCAAGTTTTACATCACTGGTTACTGTGCGAGGGCGGAGAATTGCCCTTACATGCATG GAGATTTTCCTTGTAAACTGTTCCACACCACTGGGAACTGTATCAATGGGGACGACTGCATGTTTTCCCATGAGCCGCTCACAGACGAAACACGGGAGCTGCTGGACAAG atGCTGGCTGATGATGCAGAAGCAGGTGCAGAAGATGAGAAGGAAGTTGAAGAGCTAAAGAAACAGGGCATCAATCCATTACCGAAACCTCCACCTGGAGTGGGCCTGCTGCCCACACCCCCTCGCCCTCCTGGCCCGCCAGCTCCAACGTCTCCCAACGGCAGGCCAATTCCTGGAGGACCCCCGCCTCCTCCGCCTCCCCCCCTTCCACCGCCAGGGCCACCCCAGCTGCCACCACCGCCGCATGagcctctctcaccacagcagcttcagcagcagcaggacatgtaTAAGAAGATCCCATCTCTGTTTGAGATTGTGGTACGGCCCACTGGGCAGCTGGCGGAGAAACTAGGCGTGCG gcacccagttccaccacctccccGCTTCCCTGGGCCTGGTGGACCACCTGGGCCTATGCCAGGACCCATGCACCCGGATATGCATCCTGACATGCACCCGGATATGCACCCTGACATGCACCCCGATATGCATCCTGACATGCATCTGGACATGCACCCGGACATGCACCCCGACATGCACCCGGACATGCATCCTGATATGCATCCAGATATGCACCCCGACATGCACCCGGATATGCCTATGGGCCCTGGGATGAATCCTGGGCCTCCAATGGGTCCCAGGCCCCCAATGATGCCATATGGCCCGGACGATTCTCCACACTCCGGAATGATGCCTCCTGGCCCACCTGCACAAAGCTTCTACGATAATTTCTACCAACAGCAAGAGGGCCTGGACATGGACCCTGGCTTGATGGGTGACCCAG AGGACTATGGGAATTATGAGGATATGGACGAGCCGCTGGGAGAGCATCTTTTCCCTGACCAGTCCTTGGAACCCGACTCCTTGTGTGAAGGAGGGGCTCCAGGGTTACACAAACCATCAGCCAACATCCCTGACTTCCTGCCATCGGCCCAGAGAGCCCTGTACCTGAGAATCCAGCAGAAGcaacaggaagaggaggagagggctCGGAGACTGGCCGAGAGCAGTAAGCAGGAGCGGGAGAATGAGGAAG GTGATCCTGGCAACTGGTACTCCAGTGATGAGGATGACGGTGGAAGTAGCGTCACTTCCATACTGAAAACGCTAAGGCAGCAAAGTTCAAGCAGGCCTCATGCCCAGGCATCCCATGGAGAAATCAGTGGCAGCATCGGCCCGTCCTCAGGGGTGAGTGACCCTCGCCTGCAGAAGGCCCAGCCAGCGGGGAGCAGTCGGCCTGCGGATCCACGTGTGCTGCGGGATCCCAGGCTGTCTCGAAATGCCGATGCTTGTAGTCCATCTAGCACTGGAGACGCAGGGCCCAGTGACCCGAGACTAGCACGACACATTCCCACGCCTGCCCTGAAACCGGATGCGCCTCATTCCAGCACTGCGGCCAATCAGAAGGCTGCCGTGGttcccgaggaggaggagggggaaagagcgCTAAGGGACAAACCGGTCAATATCCCCTTAGACGCACTGCCAGCCCACGCTCTGCGAGACCCCAGGTCTCAGCTGCAGCAGTTCAGCCACATCAAGAAAGACGTGATCCTAAACAAGCCAAACTTTGCCCGAATGGTCCTGTGGAGCCCAGAGGATCTGATTCCACTGCCTGTCCCAAAGCAAGAATTTGTTCCCGTCCCAGCTGCTCTCCAGTCACTCCCTGCCCTTGACCCACGACTCAACAGGCCCCAAAACACCGGCCTTTCTGACCCCAGACAACGAGGGGCAGCAGCCCAAGCAGAGCCTGCCACCGGTTCTGGCACCAACATCCCTGACTTCGAGCTGTTGTCAAGAATATTAAAGACTGTGAATGCGTCTGGCAGtccagggcctgggcagagcgATAAGCCGAGCGACCCTCGGATGCGCAAGGCATCAGCCGATCCCAGGTTACAGAAACCGGCAGAGCCAGCCGCTGCCAGAGCTGCCAAACCTGCGGAACCAGCTCAGCCAACAGCGGCTCCCACGCCCAGCAGCGAGACAGCTCCCACCATTGCCCCCTACGATCCCAGGCTGCTGACAGCCGGTGGACTTAGCAAAGGCAGCAGCCAAAGCAGCGTGCTCAGTGGGATTAGTCTGTATGACCCCAGGACTCCGAGTTCAGGTGGCAAAGCCGGGGAGTCTCCCAGCGAAGGGAATGCATCCTTGAAAGGCCCAGAGGCCAGCAAGAGCGCTAACAAGGCCAAGGAGCCTCTGTTTGTGCGCAGGTCCGCGCTGGATCAGCCCGAGGCCGAGAAGGCAAGCGCTGAGCTTGCCACAGACAGATACAATAGTTATAACAGGCCGCGTCCCAAggcctcctccactgcccccgcCGCCTCCTCCACACCTGCCCAGGAGACCGCACCTCAGCCAGGGGTTCATAACCTCCCGGTGCCCTCCGTCTATGGCATGGTTAAGCAGACCACAAAGCCTGGGTCAGGCAGCCCCTTTGCAGGGAACAGTCCTGCCCACGACACTGAGCAGCAGGATGCTGGGTCTCTGAAAGATGTTTTTAAGGGCTTTGATCCCACAGCTTCACCGTTCTGCCAGTAG
- the ZC3H4 gene encoding zinc finger CCCH domain-containing protein 4 isoform X1, whose translation MAVESPSVPPAAAASPPSPHSAPPSPSCHHHDSGSCGLPRPPPQLHHHGPDEREDGELEEGELEDDGGEEPQNASESHERGRKEKGEKHRSDSDEEKAHRRMKRKRRKEREREKEKRRAKKKRKSKHKRHASSSEDFSDYSEDSDFSPSEKGHRKYREYSPPYPLSHQQYQSSHSAPLPKKSYSKMESKNYSMYEDYENEAYGEYEGDEDEDMGKEEYDDFTKELNQYRRAKEGTHRGRGSRGRGRGYRGRGGRGGMRGRGMGRGGRGRGRGEHPEEEEEMYEEEMEYGDNEEPMGDEEYDDYSKELNQYRRSKEGRGRGLNRGRGRGPRGRGSKGMGRGRGRGGSRSGMGKGGGMNEDDDYYDEDMGDGGGGGNYRRNDHDKPHQQSDKKGKVICKYFVEGRCTWGEHCNFSHDIELPKKRELCKFYITGYCARAENCPYMHGDFPCKLFHTTGNCINGDDCMFSHEPLTDETRELLDKMLADDAEAGAEDEKEVEELKKQGINPLPKPPPGVGLLPTPPRPPGPPAPTSPNGRPIPGGPPPPPPPPLPPPGPPQLPPPPHEPLSPQQLQQQQDMYKKIPSLFEIVVRPTGQLAEKLGVRHPVPPPPRFPGPGGPPGPMPGPMHPDMHPDMHPDMHPDMHPDMHPDMHLDMHPDMHPDMHPDMHPDMHPDMHPDMHPDMPMGPGMNPGPPMGPRPPMMPYGPDDSPHSGMMPPGPPAQSFYDNFYQQQEGLDMDPGLMGDPEDYGNYEDMDEPLGEHLFPDQSLEPDSLCEGGAPGLHKPSANIPDFLPSAQRALYLRIQQKQQEEEERARRLAESSKQERENEEGDPGNWYSSDEDDGGSSVTSILKTLRQQSSSRPHAQASHGEISGSIGPSSGVSDPRLQKAQPAGSSRPADPRVLRDPRLSRNADACSPSSTGDAGPSDPRLARHIPTPALKPDAPHSSTAANQKAAVVPEEEEGERALRDKPVNIPLDALPAHALRDPRSQLQQFSHIKKDVILNKPNFARMVLWSPEDLIPLPVPKQEFVPVPAALQSLPALDPRLNRPQNTGLSDPRQRGAAAQAEPATGSGTNIPDFELLSRILKTVNASGSPGPGQSDKPSDPRMRKASADPRLQKPAEPAAARAAKPAEPAQPTAAPTPSSETAPTIAPYDPRLLTAGGLSKGSSQSSVLSGISLYDPRTPSSGGKAGESPSEGNASLKGPEASKSANKAKEPLFVRRSALDQPEAEKASAELATDRYNSYNRPRPKASSTAPAASSTPAQETAPQPGVHNLPVPSVYGMVKQTTKPGSGSPFAGNSPAHDTEQQDAGSLKDVFKGFDPTASPFCQ comes from the exons GGAGGATGGGGAGCTGGAAGAAGGCGAGCTGGAGgacgatgggggagaggagccccagAATGCCTCTGAGTCCCATGAGAGGGGccggaaagagaagggagagaagcACAGAAGCGACTCGGATGAAGAAAAGGCTCATCGGCGGATGAAGCGcaagaggaggaaagagagagagagagagaaagagaaaagaagagcaaaaaagaaaaggaaatccaAGCACAAA CGCCATGCATCTTCCAGTGAAGACTTCTCTGACTACAGCGAGGACTCTGATTTCAGCCCCAGTGAGAAGGGGCACAGAAAGTACCGGGAATACAGCCCTCCTTACCCTCTT TCTCACCAGCAGTATCAGTCCTCTCACAGTGCCCCCTTGCCAAAGAAGAGCTACTCCAAAATGGAGAGCAAGAATTACAGCATGTATGAGGATTACGAGAATGAGGCCTATGGCGAATACGAGGGGGATGAAGATGAAGACATGGGGAAAGAAGAGTATGACGACTTCACAAAAGAGCTGAACCAGTACCGGCGAGCTAAGGAGGGGACACATCGGGGGCGAG GCAGTCGAGGCCGAGGCCGAGGATACCGAGGGCGTGGAGGCAGAGGTGGAATGAGAGGGCGAGGCATGGGCCGAGGAGGccgtgggagagggagaggcgaACATccggaagaggaggaggagatgtaTGAGGAAGAAATGGAA TATGGTGACAATGAAGAGCCAATGGGTGACGAGGAGTACGACGACTATTCGAAAGAGCTCAACCAGTACCGGAGGAGCAAAGAGGGCAGAGGGCGAG GTTTAAATCGGGGGCGTGGGCGTGGCCCcagagggagaggaagcaaagggatgggcaggggaagaggaagaggtggGAGCAGAAGTGGAATGGGGAAAGGTGGCGGAATGAACGAGGATGACGATTACTATGATGAAGACATGGGG GAcggaggaggaggtggaaatTACAGGCGGAATGACCATGATAAACCCCACCAGCAGTCGGATAAAAAAGGAAAAGTTATCTGCAAATACTTTGTGGAAGGCAGGTGTACCTGG GGGGAGCATTGCAATTTCAGCCATGACATCGAGCTACCAAAGAAGCGGGAACTGTGCAAGTTTTACATCACTGGTTACTGTGCGAGGGCGGAGAATTGCCCTTACATGCATG GAGATTTTCCTTGTAAACTGTTCCACACCACTGGGAACTGTATCAATGGGGACGACTGCATGTTTTCCCATGAGCCGCTCACAGACGAAACACGGGAGCTGCTGGACAAG atGCTGGCTGATGATGCAGAAGCAGGTGCAGAAGATGAGAAGGAAGTTGAAGAGCTAAAGAAACAGGGCATCAATCCATTACCGAAACCTCCACCTGGAGTGGGCCTGCTGCCCACACCCCCTCGCCCTCCTGGCCCGCCAGCTCCAACGTCTCCCAACGGCAGGCCAATTCCTGGAGGACCCCCGCCTCCTCCGCCTCCCCCCCTTCCACCGCCAGGGCCACCCCAGCTGCCACCACCGCCGCATGagcctctctcaccacagcagcttcagcagcagcaggacatgtaTAAGAAGATCCCATCTCTGTTTGAGATTGTGGTACGGCCCACTGGGCAGCTGGCGGAGAAACTAGGCGTGCG gcacccagttccaccacctccccGCTTCCCTGGGCCTGGTGGACCACCTGGGCCTATGCCAGGACCCATGCACCCGGATATGCATCCTGACATGCACCCGGATATGCACCCTGACATGCACCCCGATATGCATCCTGACATGCATCTGGACATGCACCCGGACATGCACCCCGACATGCACCCGGACATGCATCCTGATATGCATCCAGATATGCACCCCGACATGCACCCGGATATGCCTATGGGCCCTGGGATGAATCCTGGGCCTCCAATGGGTCCCAGGCCCCCAATGATGCCATATGGCCCGGACGATTCTCCACACTCCGGAATGATGCCTCCTGGCCCACCTGCACAAAGCTTCTACGATAATTTCTACCAACAGCAAGAGGGCCTGGACATGGACCCTGGCTTGATGGGTGACCCAG AGGACTATGGGAATTATGAGGATATGGACGAGCCGCTGGGAGAGCATCTTTTCCCTGACCAGTCCTTGGAACCCGACTCCTTGTGTGAAGGAGGGGCTCCAGGGTTACACAAACCATCAGCCAACATCCCTGACTTCCTGCCATCGGCCCAGAGAGCCCTGTACCTGAGAATCCAGCAGAAGcaacaggaagaggaggagagggctCGGAGACTGGCCGAGAGCAGTAAGCAGGAGCGGGAGAATGAGGAAG GTGATCCTGGCAACTGGTACTCCAGTGATGAGGATGACGGTGGAAGTAGCGTCACTTCCATACTGAAAACGCTAAGGCAGCAAAGTTCAAGCAGGCCTCATGCCCAGGCATCCCATGGAGAAATCAGTGGCAGCATCGGCCCGTCCTCAGGGGTGAGTGACCCTCGCCTGCAGAAGGCCCAGCCAGCGGGGAGCAGTCGGCCTGCGGATCCACGTGTGCTGCGGGATCCCAGGCTGTCTCGAAATGCCGATGCTTGTAGTCCATCTAGCACTGGAGACGCAGGGCCCAGTGACCCGAGACTAGCACGACACATTCCCACGCCTGCCCTGAAACCGGATGCGCCTCATTCCAGCACTGCGGCCAATCAGAAGGCTGCCGTGGttcccgaggaggaggagggggaaagagcgCTAAGGGACAAACCGGTCAATATCCCCTTAGACGCACTGCCAGCCCACGCTCTGCGAGACCCCAGGTCTCAGCTGCAGCAGTTCAGCCACATCAAGAAAGACGTGATCCTAAACAAGCCAAACTTTGCCCGAATGGTCCTGTGGAGCCCAGAGGATCTGATTCCACTGCCTGTCCCAAAGCAAGAATTTGTTCCCGTCCCAGCTGCTCTCCAGTCACTCCCTGCCCTTGACCCACGACTCAACAGGCCCCAAAACACCGGCCTTTCTGACCCCAGACAACGAGGGGCAGCAGCCCAAGCAGAGCCTGCCACCGGTTCTGGCACCAACATCCCTGACTTCGAGCTGTTGTCAAGAATATTAAAGACTGTGAATGCGTCTGGCAGtccagggcctgggcagagcgATAAGCCGAGCGACCCTCGGATGCGCAAGGCATCAGCCGATCCCAGGTTACAGAAACCGGCAGAGCCAGCCGCTGCCAGAGCTGCCAAACCTGCGGAACCAGCTCAGCCAACAGCGGCTCCCACGCCCAGCAGCGAGACAGCTCCCACCATTGCCCCCTACGATCCCAGGCTGCTGACAGCCGGTGGACTTAGCAAAGGCAGCAGCCAAAGCAGCGTGCTCAGTGGGATTAGTCTGTATGACCCCAGGACTCCGAGTTCAGGTGGCAAAGCCGGGGAGTCTCCCAGCGAAGGGAATGCATCCTTGAAAGGCCCAGAGGCCAGCAAGAGCGCTAACAAGGCCAAGGAGCCTCTGTTTGTGCGCAGGTCCGCGCTGGATCAGCCCGAGGCCGAGAAGGCAAGCGCTGAGCTTGCCACAGACAGATACAATAGTTATAACAGGCCGCGTCCCAAggcctcctccactgcccccgcCGCCTCCTCCACACCTGCCCAGGAGACCGCACCTCAGCCAGGGGTTCATAACCTCCCGGTGCCCTCCGTCTATGGCATGGTTAAGCAGACCACAAAGCCTGGGTCAGGCAGCCCCTTTGCAGGGAACAGTCCTGCCCACGACACTGAGCAGCAGGATGCTGGGTCTCTGAAAGATGTTTTTAAGGGCTTTGATCCCACAGCTTCACCGTTCTGCCAGTAG